A single region of the Mercenaria mercenaria strain notata chromosome 6, MADL_Memer_1, whole genome shotgun sequence genome encodes:
- the LOC123548413 gene encoding uncharacterized protein LOC123548413 isoform X2, translating to MQANPDKFQSIAVGKKSFAKNPVFKTGSNSITCEKTVKLLGVDIDFKLNFNFHIGNICKQAGRQLNILQRLGNNLNKLNKLTIFHTFILSNFNFCPMAWHFCSEYNTKKMEKLQERALRFVYNDYSSSYKELLTKVNLPSLHIRRMRIMAMQTYRIFNEISPVVLSDLVIKRNSSFNFRYSNILQVPRVKTTTYGVLMPMPAGAIRKPHPYDEIYLPESEESEVMSMPEGVRRKRHSYDEVDIPDNKGVLMPMPAGVIRKPHPYDEIYIPESEESEVMPMPEGVRRKRHSYDEVDIPDNEVMSMPDGVRRKRHSYDEVAIPDNKGVLMPMPAGVIRKPHPYDEIYIPESEESEVLPMAEGVRRKRHSYDKVDIPDNEDTSIPDELQYDPRTRELYEKAVKEGREEDSTLRVMVIGCFGQGKTSLTRRLRGQTLDMIETTDGIEVDTCTVHEDSKLKRGSKDYHESDYLKRIAVIANNTQNYTETAVPKEDHLRSESKNTAYPEDLSKPQAFSETGDNK from the exons ATGCAAGCAAATCCTGATAAATTTCAATCAATAGCAGTTGGTAAAAAATCTTTTGCAAAGAATCCGGTTTTTAAAACTGGTTCGAATAGCATTACGTGTGAAAAAACAGTTAAATTATTAGGTGTTGATATTGATTTTAAGCTAAACTTTAATTTCCATATTGGTAATATTTGTAAACAAGCAGGTAGGCAATTAAATATTCTTCAAAGACTTGGAAATAACCTGAACAAGCTTAACAAACTTacaatttttcatacatttatactttcaaactttaatttcTGCCCGATGGCATGGCACTTTTGTTCAGAATACAACactaaaaaaatggaaaaactgcAAGAAAGGGCATTAAGATTTGTATACAATGATTACTCTTCCAGTTATAAAGAGCTCCTAACAAAAGTAAATTTACCTAGTTTACATATTAGAAGAATGAGAATAATGGCAATGCAAACTTACagaattttcaatgaaatttcaccAGTTGTTCTTTCAGATCTTGTTATTAAAAGAAATTCAAGTTTTAACTTCaggtattcaaatattttacaggtCCCTAGAGTAAAAACAACAACCTACG GTGTGCTAATGCCAATGCCAGCTGGTGCAATAAGAAAGCCGCATCCTTATGACGAAATTTACCTTCCCGAAAGTGAAGAAAGTGAAG TCATGTCAATGCCAGAAGGTGTTAGAAGAAAGCGGCACTCCTATGACGAAGTAGACATTCCTGACAACAAAG GTGTGCTAATGCCAATGCCAGCTGGAGTAATAAGAAAGCCGCATCCTTATGACGAAATTTATATTCCCGAAAGTGAAGAAAGTGAAG TTATGCCAATGCCAGAAGGTGTTAGAAGAAAGCGGCATTCTTATGACGAAGTGGACATTCCTGACAATGAAG TTATGTCAATGCCAGACGGTGTTAGAAGAAAGCGGCACTCCTATGACGAAGTGGCCATTCCTGACAATAAAG GTGTACTAATGCCAATGCCAGCTGGTGTAATAAGAAAGCCGCATCCTTATGACGAAATTTACATTCCCGAAAGTGAAGAAAGTGAAG TTTTGCCAATGGCAGAAGGTGTTAGAAGAAAGCGGCACTCCTATGACAAAGTGGATATTCCTGACAATGAAg acacGTCAATTCCGGATGAACTTCAGTACGATCCAAGAACCAGAGAGCTCTATGAAAAGGCTGTCAAGGAAGGAAGAGAAGAAGACTCGACATTAAGAGTAATGGTAATTGGTTGTTTTGGACAGGGTAAAACATCACTGACTAGGCGTCTTAGAGGGCAAACATTAGACATGATTGAAACTACTGATGGAATAGAGGTAGATACCTGTACAGTACATGAAGACTCAAAATTGAAACGAGGCTCAAAAGATTACCACGAGTCAGATTATCTCAAACGTATTGCAGTTATTGCAAACAACACTCAAAATTATACTGAAACAGCAGTACCGAAGGAAGATCATCTGAGATCTGAAAGTAAAAACACAGCTTATCCCGAGGACCTTAGTAAACCACAAGCATTTTCTGAGACAGGAGATAATAAATAA
- the LOC123548413 gene encoding uncharacterized protein LOC123548413 isoform X6, translating into MGNMNRKSGGSRISENEGTATLQSFRKLEPQGVLMPMPAGAIRKPHPYDEIYLPESEESEVMSMPEGVRRKRHSYDEVDIPDNKGVLMPMPAGVIRKPHPYDEIYIPESEESEVMPMPECVRRKQHSYDEVDIPDNEGVLMPMPAGVIRKPHPYDEIFFPESEVMPMPEGVRRKRHSYDEVDIPDNEVMSMPDGVRRKRHSYDEVAIPDNKGVLMPMPAGVIRKPHPYDEIYIPESEESEVLPMAEGVRRKRHSYDKVDIPDNEDTSIPDELQYDPRTRELYEKAVKEGREEDSTLRVMVIGCFGQGKTSLTRRLRGQTLDMIETTDGIEVDTCTVHEDSKLKRGSKDYHESDYLKRIAVIANNTQNYTETAVPKEDHLRSESKNTAYPEDLSKPQAFSETGDNK; encoded by the exons gTACAGCAACACTGCAGAGTTTCCGCAAGTTAGAACCACAAG GTGTGCTAATGCCAATGCCAGCTGGTGCAATAAGAAAGCCGCATCCTTATGACGAAATTTACCTTCCCGAAAGTGAAGAAAGTGAAG TCATGTCAATGCCAGAAGGTGTTAGAAGAAAGCGGCACTCCTATGACGAAGTAGACATTCCTGACAACAAAG GTGTGCTAATGCCAATGCCAGCTGGAGTAATAAGAAAGCCGCATCCTTATGACGAAATTTATATTCCCGAAAGTGAAGAAAGTGAAG TTATGCCAATGCCAGAATGTGTTAGAAGAAAGCAGCATTCTTATGACGAAGTGGACATTCCTGACAATGAAG GTGTGCTAATGCCAATGCCAGCTGGAGTAATAAGAAAGCCGCATCCTTATGACGAAATTTTCTTTCCCGAAAGTGAAG TTATGCCAATGCCAGAAGGTGTTAGAAGAAAGCGGCATTCTTATGACGAAGTGGACATTCCTGACAATGAAG TTATGTCAATGCCAGACGGTGTTAGAAGAAAGCGGCACTCCTATGACGAAGTGGCCATTCCTGACAATAAAG GTGTACTAATGCCAATGCCAGCTGGTGTAATAAGAAAGCCGCATCCTTATGACGAAATTTACATTCCCGAAAGTGAAGAAAGTGAAG TTTTGCCAATGGCAGAAGGTGTTAGAAGAAAGCGGCACTCCTATGACAAAGTGGATATTCCTGACAATGAAg acacGTCAATTCCGGATGAACTTCAGTACGATCCAAGAACCAGAGAGCTCTATGAAAAGGCTGTCAAGGAAGGAAGAGAAGAAGACTCGACATTAAGAGTAATGGTAATTGGTTGTTTTGGACAGGGTAAAACATCACTGACTAGGCGTCTTAGAGGGCAAACATTAGACATGATTGAAACTACTGATGGAATAGAGGTAGATACCTGTACAGTACATGAAGACTCAAAATTGAAACGAGGCTCAAAAGATTACCACGAGTCAGATTATCTCAAACGTATTGCAGTTATTGCAAACAACACTCAAAATTATACTGAAACAGCAGTACCGAAGGAAGATCATCTGAGATCTGAAAGTAAAAACACAGCTTATCCCGAGGACCTTAGTAAACCACAAGCATTTTCTGAGACAGGAGATAATAAATAA
- the LOC123548413 gene encoding uncharacterized protein LOC123548413 isoform X9 translates to MGNMNRKSGGSRISENEGTATLQSFRKLEPQGVLMPMPAGVIRKPHPYDEIYIPESEESEVMPMPECVRRKQHSYDEVDIPDNEGVLMPMPAGVIRKPHPYDEIFFPESEVMPMPEGVRRKRHSYDEVDIPDNEVMSMPDGVRRKRHSYDEVAIPDNKGVLMPMPAGVIRKPHPYDEIYIPESEESEVLPMAEGVRRKRHSYDKVDIPDNEDTSIPDELQYDPRTRELYEKAVKEGREEDSTLRVMVIGCFGQGKTSLTRRLRGQTLDMIETTDGIEVDTCTVHEDSKLKRGSKDYHESDYLKRIAVIANNTQNYTETAVPKEDHLRSESKNTAYPEDLSKPQAFSETGDNK, encoded by the exons gTACAGCAACACTGCAGAGTTTCCGCAAGTTAGAACCACAAG GTGTGCTAATGCCAATGCCAGCTGGAGTAATAAGAAAGCCGCATCCTTATGACGAAATTTATATTCCCGAAAGTGAAGAAAGTGAAG TTATGCCAATGCCAGAATGTGTTAGAAGAAAGCAGCATTCTTATGACGAAGTGGACATTCCTGACAATGAAG GTGTGCTAATGCCAATGCCAGCTGGAGTAATAAGAAAGCCGCATCCTTATGACGAAATTTTCTTTCCCGAAAGTGAAG TTATGCCAATGCCAGAAGGTGTTAGAAGAAAGCGGCATTCTTATGACGAAGTGGACATTCCTGACAATGAAG TTATGTCAATGCCAGACGGTGTTAGAAGAAAGCGGCACTCCTATGACGAAGTGGCCATTCCTGACAATAAAG GTGTACTAATGCCAATGCCAGCTGGTGTAATAAGAAAGCCGCATCCTTATGACGAAATTTACATTCCCGAAAGTGAAGAAAGTGAAG TTTTGCCAATGGCAGAAGGTGTTAGAAGAAAGCGGCACTCCTATGACAAAGTGGATATTCCTGACAATGAAg acacGTCAATTCCGGATGAACTTCAGTACGATCCAAGAACCAGAGAGCTCTATGAAAAGGCTGTCAAGGAAGGAAGAGAAGAAGACTCGACATTAAGAGTAATGGTAATTGGTTGTTTTGGACAGGGTAAAACATCACTGACTAGGCGTCTTAGAGGGCAAACATTAGACATGATTGAAACTACTGATGGAATAGAGGTAGATACCTGTACAGTACATGAAGACTCAAAATTGAAACGAGGCTCAAAAGATTACCACGAGTCAGATTATCTCAAACGTATTGCAGTTATTGCAAACAACACTCAAAATTATACTGAAACAGCAGTACCGAAGGAAGATCATCTGAGATCTGAAAGTAAAAACACAGCTTATCCCGAGGACCTTAGTAAACCACAAGCATTTTCTGAGACAGGAGATAATAAATAA
- the LOC123548413 gene encoding uncharacterized protein LOC123548413 isoform X8: MPMPAGAIRKPHPYDEIYLPESEESEVMSMPEGVRRKRHSYDEVDIPDNKGVLMPMPAGVIRKPHPYDEIYIPESEESEVMPMPECVRRKQHSYDEVDIPDNEGVLMPMPAGVIRKPHPYDEIFFPESEVMPMPEGVRRKRHSYDEVDIPDNEVMSMPDGVRRKRHSYDEVAIPDNKGVLMPMPAGVIRKPHPYDEIYIPESEESEVLPMAEGVRRKRHSYDKVDIPDNEDTSIPDELQYDPRTRELYEKAVKEGREEDSTLRVMVIGCFGQGKTSLTRRLRGQTLDMIETTDGIEVDTCTVHEDSKLKRGSKDYHESDYLKRIAVIANNTQNYTETAVPKEDHLRSESKNTAYPEDLSKPQAFSETGDNK; this comes from the exons ATGCCAATGCCAGCTGGTGCAATAAGAAAGCCGCATCCTTATGACGAAATTTACCTTCCCGAAAGTGAAGAAAGTGAAG TCATGTCAATGCCAGAAGGTGTTAGAAGAAAGCGGCACTCCTATGACGAAGTAGACATTCCTGACAACAAAG GTGTGCTAATGCCAATGCCAGCTGGAGTAATAAGAAAGCCGCATCCTTATGACGAAATTTATATTCCCGAAAGTGAAGAAAGTGAAG TTATGCCAATGCCAGAATGTGTTAGAAGAAAGCAGCATTCTTATGACGAAGTGGACATTCCTGACAATGAAG GTGTGCTAATGCCAATGCCAGCTGGAGTAATAAGAAAGCCGCATCCTTATGACGAAATTTTCTTTCCCGAAAGTGAAG TTATGCCAATGCCAGAAGGTGTTAGAAGAAAGCGGCATTCTTATGACGAAGTGGACATTCCTGACAATGAAG TTATGTCAATGCCAGACGGTGTTAGAAGAAAGCGGCACTCCTATGACGAAGTGGCCATTCCTGACAATAAAG GTGTACTAATGCCAATGCCAGCTGGTGTAATAAGAAAGCCGCATCCTTATGACGAAATTTACATTCCCGAAAGTGAAGAAAGTGAAG TTTTGCCAATGGCAGAAGGTGTTAGAAGAAAGCGGCACTCCTATGACAAAGTGGATATTCCTGACAATGAAg acacGTCAATTCCGGATGAACTTCAGTACGATCCAAGAACCAGAGAGCTCTATGAAAAGGCTGTCAAGGAAGGAAGAGAAGAAGACTCGACATTAAGAGTAATGGTAATTGGTTGTTTTGGACAGGGTAAAACATCACTGACTAGGCGTCTTAGAGGGCAAACATTAGACATGATTGAAACTACTGATGGAATAGAGGTAGATACCTGTACAGTACATGAAGACTCAAAATTGAAACGAGGCTCAAAAGATTACCACGAGTCAGATTATCTCAAACGTATTGCAGTTATTGCAAACAACACTCAAAATTATACTGAAACAGCAGTACCGAAGGAAGATCATCTGAGATCTGAAAGTAAAAACACAGCTTATCCCGAGGACCTTAGTAAACCACAAGCATTTTCTGAGACAGGAGATAATAAATAA
- the LOC123548413 gene encoding uncharacterized protein LOC123548413 isoform X11, whose translation MSMPEGVRRKRHSYDEVDIPDNKGVLMPMPAGVIRKPHPYDEIYIPESEESEVMPMPECVRRKQHSYDEVDIPDNEGVLMPMPAGVIRKPHPYDEIFFPESEVMPMPEGVRRKRHSYDEVDIPDNEVMSMPDGVRRKRHSYDEVAIPDNKGVLMPMPAGVIRKPHPYDEIYIPESEESEVLPMAEGVRRKRHSYDKVDIPDNEDTSIPDELQYDPRTRELYEKAVKEGREEDSTLRVMVIGCFGQGKTSLTRRLRGQTLDMIETTDGIEVDTCTVHEDSKLKRGSKDYHESDYLKRIAVIANNTQNYTETAVPKEDHLRSESKNTAYPEDLSKPQAFSETGDNK comes from the exons ATGTCAATGCCAGAAGGTGTTAGAAGAAAGCGGCACTCCTATGACGAAGTAGACATTCCTGACAACAAAG GTGTGCTAATGCCAATGCCAGCTGGAGTAATAAGAAAGCCGCATCCTTATGACGAAATTTATATTCCCGAAAGTGAAGAAAGTGAAG TTATGCCAATGCCAGAATGTGTTAGAAGAAAGCAGCATTCTTATGACGAAGTGGACATTCCTGACAATGAAG GTGTGCTAATGCCAATGCCAGCTGGAGTAATAAGAAAGCCGCATCCTTATGACGAAATTTTCTTTCCCGAAAGTGAAG TTATGCCAATGCCAGAAGGTGTTAGAAGAAAGCGGCATTCTTATGACGAAGTGGACATTCCTGACAATGAAG TTATGTCAATGCCAGACGGTGTTAGAAGAAAGCGGCACTCCTATGACGAAGTGGCCATTCCTGACAATAAAG GTGTACTAATGCCAATGCCAGCTGGTGTAATAAGAAAGCCGCATCCTTATGACGAAATTTACATTCCCGAAAGTGAAGAAAGTGAAG TTTTGCCAATGGCAGAAGGTGTTAGAAGAAAGCGGCACTCCTATGACAAAGTGGATATTCCTGACAATGAAg acacGTCAATTCCGGATGAACTTCAGTACGATCCAAGAACCAGAGAGCTCTATGAAAAGGCTGTCAAGGAAGGAAGAGAAGAAGACTCGACATTAAGAGTAATGGTAATTGGTTGTTTTGGACAGGGTAAAACATCACTGACTAGGCGTCTTAGAGGGCAAACATTAGACATGATTGAAACTACTGATGGAATAGAGGTAGATACCTGTACAGTACATGAAGACTCAAAATTGAAACGAGGCTCAAAAGATTACCACGAGTCAGATTATCTCAAACGTATTGCAGTTATTGCAAACAACACTCAAAATTATACTGAAACAGCAGTACCGAAGGAAGATCATCTGAGATCTGAAAGTAAAAACACAGCTTATCCCGAGGACCTTAGTAAACCACAAGCATTTTCTGAGACAGGAGATAATAAATAA
- the LOC123548413 gene encoding uncharacterized protein LOC123548413 isoform X1 — MQANPDKFQSIAVGKKSFAKNPVFKTGSNSITCEKTVKLLGVDIDFKLNFNFHIGNICKQAGRQLNILQRLGNNLNKLNKLTIFHTFILSNFNFCPMAWHFCSEYNTKKMEKLQERALRFVYNDYSSSYKELLTKVNLPSLHIRRMRIMAMQTYRIFNEISPVVLSDLVIKRNSSFNFRYSNILQVPRVKTTTYGVLMPMPAGAIRKPHPYDEIYLPESEESEVMSMPEGVRRKRHSYDEVDIPDNKGVLMPMPAGVIRKPHPYDEIYIPESEESEVMPMPECVRRKQHSYDEVDIPDNEGVLMPMPAGVIRKPHPYDEIFFPESEVMPMPEGVRRKRHSYDEVDIPDNEVMSMPDGVRRKRHSYDEVAIPDNKGVLMPMPAGVIRKPHPYDEIYIPESEESEVLPMAEGVRRKRHSYDKVDIPDNEDTSIPDELQYDPRTRELYEKAVKEGREEDSTLRVMVIGCFGQGKTSLTRRLRGQTLDMIETTDGIEVDTCTVHEDSKLKRGSKDYHESDYLKRIAVIANNTQNYTETAVPKEDHLRSESKNTAYPEDLSKPQAFSETGDNK; from the exons ATGCAAGCAAATCCTGATAAATTTCAATCAATAGCAGTTGGTAAAAAATCTTTTGCAAAGAATCCGGTTTTTAAAACTGGTTCGAATAGCATTACGTGTGAAAAAACAGTTAAATTATTAGGTGTTGATATTGATTTTAAGCTAAACTTTAATTTCCATATTGGTAATATTTGTAAACAAGCAGGTAGGCAATTAAATATTCTTCAAAGACTTGGAAATAACCTGAACAAGCTTAACAAACTTacaatttttcatacatttatactttcaaactttaatttcTGCCCGATGGCATGGCACTTTTGTTCAGAATACAACactaaaaaaatggaaaaactgcAAGAAAGGGCATTAAGATTTGTATACAATGATTACTCTTCCAGTTATAAAGAGCTCCTAACAAAAGTAAATTTACCTAGTTTACATATTAGAAGAATGAGAATAATGGCAATGCAAACTTACagaattttcaatgaaatttcaccAGTTGTTCTTTCAGATCTTGTTATTAAAAGAAATTCAAGTTTTAACTTCaggtattcaaatattttacaggtCCCTAGAGTAAAAACAACAACCTACG GTGTGCTAATGCCAATGCCAGCTGGTGCAATAAGAAAGCCGCATCCTTATGACGAAATTTACCTTCCCGAAAGTGAAGAAAGTGAAG TCATGTCAATGCCAGAAGGTGTTAGAAGAAAGCGGCACTCCTATGACGAAGTAGACATTCCTGACAACAAAG GTGTGCTAATGCCAATGCCAGCTGGAGTAATAAGAAAGCCGCATCCTTATGACGAAATTTATATTCCCGAAAGTGAAGAAAGTGAAG TTATGCCAATGCCAGAATGTGTTAGAAGAAAGCAGCATTCTTATGACGAAGTGGACATTCCTGACAATGAAG GTGTGCTAATGCCAATGCCAGCTGGAGTAATAAGAAAGCCGCATCCTTATGACGAAATTTTCTTTCCCGAAAGTGAAG TTATGCCAATGCCAGAAGGTGTTAGAAGAAAGCGGCATTCTTATGACGAAGTGGACATTCCTGACAATGAAG TTATGTCAATGCCAGACGGTGTTAGAAGAAAGCGGCACTCCTATGACGAAGTGGCCATTCCTGACAATAAAG GTGTACTAATGCCAATGCCAGCTGGTGTAATAAGAAAGCCGCATCCTTATGACGAAATTTACATTCCCGAAAGTGAAGAAAGTGAAG TTTTGCCAATGGCAGAAGGTGTTAGAAGAAAGCGGCACTCCTATGACAAAGTGGATATTCCTGACAATGAAg acacGTCAATTCCGGATGAACTTCAGTACGATCCAAGAACCAGAGAGCTCTATGAAAAGGCTGTCAAGGAAGGAAGAGAAGAAGACTCGACATTAAGAGTAATGGTAATTGGTTGTTTTGGACAGGGTAAAACATCACTGACTAGGCGTCTTAGAGGGCAAACATTAGACATGATTGAAACTACTGATGGAATAGAGGTAGATACCTGTACAGTACATGAAGACTCAAAATTGAAACGAGGCTCAAAAGATTACCACGAGTCAGATTATCTCAAACGTATTGCAGTTATTGCAAACAACACTCAAAATTATACTGAAACAGCAGTACCGAAGGAAGATCATCTGAGATCTGAAAGTAAAAACACAGCTTATCCCGAGGACCTTAGTAAACCACAAGCATTTTCTGAGACAGGAGATAATAAATAA
- the LOC123548413 gene encoding uncharacterized protein LOC123548413 isoform X3, which translates to MQANPDKFQSIAVGKKSFAKNPVFKTGSNSITCEKTVKLLGVDIDFKLNFNFHIGNICKQAGRQLNILQRLGNNLNKLNKLTIFHTFILSNFNFCPMAWHFCSEYNTKKMEKLQERALRFVYNDYSSSYKELLTKVNLPSLHIRRMRIMAMQTYRIFNEISPVVLSDLVIKRNSSFNFRYSNILQVPRVKTTTYGVLMPMPAGVIRKPHPYDEIYIPESEESEVMPMPECVRRKQHSYDEVDIPDNEGVLMPMPAGVIRKPHPYDEIFFPESEVMPMPEGVRRKRHSYDEVDIPDNEVMSMPDGVRRKRHSYDEVAIPDNKGVLMPMPAGVIRKPHPYDEIYIPESEESEVLPMAEGVRRKRHSYDKVDIPDNEDTSIPDELQYDPRTRELYEKAVKEGREEDSTLRVMVIGCFGQGKTSLTRRLRGQTLDMIETTDGIEVDTCTVHEDSKLKRGSKDYHESDYLKRIAVIANNTQNYTETAVPKEDHLRSESKNTAYPEDLSKPQAFSETGDNK; encoded by the exons ATGCAAGCAAATCCTGATAAATTTCAATCAATAGCAGTTGGTAAAAAATCTTTTGCAAAGAATCCGGTTTTTAAAACTGGTTCGAATAGCATTACGTGTGAAAAAACAGTTAAATTATTAGGTGTTGATATTGATTTTAAGCTAAACTTTAATTTCCATATTGGTAATATTTGTAAACAAGCAGGTAGGCAATTAAATATTCTTCAAAGACTTGGAAATAACCTGAACAAGCTTAACAAACTTacaatttttcatacatttatactttcaaactttaatttcTGCCCGATGGCATGGCACTTTTGTTCAGAATACAACactaaaaaaatggaaaaactgcAAGAAAGGGCATTAAGATTTGTATACAATGATTACTCTTCCAGTTATAAAGAGCTCCTAACAAAAGTAAATTTACCTAGTTTACATATTAGAAGAATGAGAATAATGGCAATGCAAACTTACagaattttcaatgaaatttcaccAGTTGTTCTTTCAGATCTTGTTATTAAAAGAAATTCAAGTTTTAACTTCaggtattcaaatattttacaggtCCCTAGAGTAAAAACAACAACCTACG GTGTGCTAATGCCAATGCCAGCTGGAGTAATAAGAAAGCCGCATCCTTATGACGAAATTTATATTCCCGAAAGTGAAGAAAGTGAAG TTATGCCAATGCCAGAATGTGTTAGAAGAAAGCAGCATTCTTATGACGAAGTGGACATTCCTGACAATGAAG GTGTGCTAATGCCAATGCCAGCTGGAGTAATAAGAAAGCCGCATCCTTATGACGAAATTTTCTTTCCCGAAAGTGAAG TTATGCCAATGCCAGAAGGTGTTAGAAGAAAGCGGCATTCTTATGACGAAGTGGACATTCCTGACAATGAAG TTATGTCAATGCCAGACGGTGTTAGAAGAAAGCGGCACTCCTATGACGAAGTGGCCATTCCTGACAATAAAG GTGTACTAATGCCAATGCCAGCTGGTGTAATAAGAAAGCCGCATCCTTATGACGAAATTTACATTCCCGAAAGTGAAGAAAGTGAAG TTTTGCCAATGGCAGAAGGTGTTAGAAGAAAGCGGCACTCCTATGACAAAGTGGATATTCCTGACAATGAAg acacGTCAATTCCGGATGAACTTCAGTACGATCCAAGAACCAGAGAGCTCTATGAAAAGGCTGTCAAGGAAGGAAGAGAAGAAGACTCGACATTAAGAGTAATGGTAATTGGTTGTTTTGGACAGGGTAAAACATCACTGACTAGGCGTCTTAGAGGGCAAACATTAGACATGATTGAAACTACTGATGGAATAGAGGTAGATACCTGTACAGTACATGAAGACTCAAAATTGAAACGAGGCTCAAAAGATTACCACGAGTCAGATTATCTCAAACGTATTGCAGTTATTGCAAACAACACTCAAAATTATACTGAAACAGCAGTACCGAAGGAAGATCATCTGAGATCTGAAAGTAAAAACACAGCTTATCCCGAGGACCTTAGTAAACCACAAGCATTTTCTGAGACAGGAGATAATAAATAA
- the LOC123548413 gene encoding uncharacterized protein LOC123548413 isoform X4, giving the protein MQANPDKFQSIAVGKKSFAKNPVFKTGSNSITCEKTVKLLGVDIDFKLNFNFHIGNICKQAGRQLNILQRLGNNLNKLNKLTIFHTFILSNFNFCPMAWHFCSEYNTKKMEKLQERALRFVYNDYSSSYKELLTKVNLPSLHIRRMRIMAMQTYRIFNEISPVVLSDLVIKRNSSFNFRYSNILQVPRVKTTTYGVLMPMPAGAIRKPHPYDEIYLPESEESEVMSMPEGVRRKRHSYDEVDIPDNKGVLMPMPAGVIRKPHPYDEIYIPESEESEVMPMPECVRRKQHSYDEVDIPDNEGVLMPMPAGVIRKPHPYDEIFFPESEVMPMPEGVRRKRHSYDEVDIPDNEVKRIKDKYPTETQRSKNAACPMRNLQHAIVHKKHAVGHKPSTHRQTYTHTDKHTHRLRLINKDKRTNKAIQWGTVLE; this is encoded by the exons ATGCAAGCAAATCCTGATAAATTTCAATCAATAGCAGTTGGTAAAAAATCTTTTGCAAAGAATCCGGTTTTTAAAACTGGTTCGAATAGCATTACGTGTGAAAAAACAGTTAAATTATTAGGTGTTGATATTGATTTTAAGCTAAACTTTAATTTCCATATTGGTAATATTTGTAAACAAGCAGGTAGGCAATTAAATATTCTTCAAAGACTTGGAAATAACCTGAACAAGCTTAACAAACTTacaatttttcatacatttatactttcaaactttaatttcTGCCCGATGGCATGGCACTTTTGTTCAGAATACAACactaaaaaaatggaaaaactgcAAGAAAGGGCATTAAGATTTGTATACAATGATTACTCTTCCAGTTATAAAGAGCTCCTAACAAAAGTAAATTTACCTAGTTTACATATTAGAAGAATGAGAATAATGGCAATGCAAACTTACagaattttcaatgaaatttcaccAGTTGTTCTTTCAGATCTTGTTATTAAAAGAAATTCAAGTTTTAACTTCaggtattcaaatattttacaggtCCCTAGAGTAAAAACAACAACCTACG GTGTGCTAATGCCAATGCCAGCTGGTGCAATAAGAAAGCCGCATCCTTATGACGAAATTTACCTTCCCGAAAGTGAAGAAAGTGAAG TCATGTCAATGCCAGAAGGTGTTAGAAGAAAGCGGCACTCCTATGACGAAGTAGACATTCCTGACAACAAAG GTGTGCTAATGCCAATGCCAGCTGGAGTAATAAGAAAGCCGCATCCTTATGACGAAATTTATATTCCCGAAAGTGAAGAAAGTGAAG TTATGCCAATGCCAGAATGTGTTAGAAGAAAGCAGCATTCTTATGACGAAGTGGACATTCCTGACAATGAAG GTGTGCTAATGCCAATGCCAGCTGGAGTAATAAGAAAGCCGCATCCTTATGACGAAATTTTCTTTCCCGAAAGTGAAG TTATGCCAATGCCAGAAGGTGTTAGAAGAAAGCGGCATTCTTATGACGAAGTGGACATTCCTGACAATGAAG TAAAAAGaatcaaggataaatatccaacagagaCGCAGCGTTCCAAAAATGCAGCATGCCCGATGCGCAACCTACAGCACGCAATCGTGCACAAGAAGCATGCGGTCGGACACAAGCCTAGCACACATAGACAAACTTATACACACACAGACAAACACACGCACAGACTAAGACTTATCAACAaggacaaacgaacaaacaaagcaatacagtggggcaccgtcttggaataA